GCCGAGCCTGCCGGCGATCTACCAGGACGTCGACGCTGCGTTCAAGTGGCTGGACCAGGCCCCTGAGGTGCAAGGCAAACCCCTGATCGTGCTGGGGCAAAGCCTGGGTGGCGCGCTGGCGATCCACTACCTGGTGGAGCACCCCGAGCGTCAGGCCCGGCTCAAGGCCATCGTCCTCGATGGCGTGCCGGCCAGTTATCGCGATGTCGGGCGTTATGCCCTGAGTACCTCCTGGCTGACCTGGCCGTTGCAGGCGCCGCTGTCCTGGCTGGTGCCGGACAGCGACAGCGCGGTTTACCTTCTGCCGCGCCTGACTGGGGTGCCGAAACTCATCTACCACAGCATCGATGATCCGATCGTGCCCCTTTCCAACGGCATCCGCGTGTATCAAGCTGCGCCCCCGCCCAGGGTCCTGCAACTGACTCGCGGCGGCCATGTGCAAACCTTTGCCGATCCGACCTGGCGCAGCGTGATGCTGCGCTACCTCGATGATCCGCAGCATTTCGACGGGTTGCGTCGGCTGGGGGAAATCCCCAATTATCCGACGCCCCCGAATTCAGCCGTTGAACCTCCAGAGAGTCCGCAATGAGTGAAGAACGCAACGCCATTCCCATGATCATCACCGGTATCTGCAGCATCATCGTTACCGTGGGCAGCCTGTGGTACTACGGCTATCTGCACTTCGCCAAACCGGAGGACGCGCTGCTGCTCAGCGACTTCACCATGCTCAAGACCGTGCCGGGCGAGGACTACAAGATCTCCCTGCAACCGGCCGATGAAGTGGCCCAGTGCATCGATGGCGTGCTGGTGCTGTTCGACACCCAGCAGAAGGGCCTGACTGGGGTCCTGGTGAACAAGAAGAAGCAGGCCGTGCGCTGCATGGGCCAGGAGACGCCCCAGCTGCAGCAGTGATCTGCAGTTTTTTTGCAGGAGCCGGCGTGCCGGCGAAGACGCACACAAAAACGCCGCCGACCTGAACAGGTCGGCGGCGTTGTGTTTCACCTGCCTATATAAGGCAGAGGCTCATCAGTTGCGGCTGATGGCCGAACGTGGTGCCACCGGCTGGTTGTCGTTGGAAATGGTCACTTCCACGCGACGGTTCATGGCGCGACCGGAAACGCTGCCGTTATCGGCCACCGGATACTCCTTGCCATAACCCTGGCTGACGATGCGCGACGGGTCGACACCCATGCGGATCAGGGCCATCTGCACCGAACCGGCACGGCGCTCGGACAGGGACTGGTTGTAGGAATCGCTGCCGGTGCTGTCGGTGTAGCCTTCGACGATCACCTTGCGGTCCGGGTTCTGCTGGAGGAATTGCGCCAGCTTGTTGATGTTCACCAGGCCGCTGGACTTCAGGTCGGACTTGTTGGTGGCGAACAGCACGTCACCGAAGGTCACCAGGGTGCCGCGATCGGTCTGCTTGGCGTTGAGGCTGTCCTGCAGCTGCTTGATCTGCGCGTCACGGGCCTCGAGGATCGCGCGGGCGCGCTGGTCGCCGGCGTCCTTGAGCTTGGCTTCGGCGGTGCGCAGGGCAATGGTTTCCTTGGCCACTTCAACCCGCTGGTTGGTCAGGTAGGCCAGCTGGTCGACTTTCTTCTCGTCTTCCTTGTTCAGGTAGGCCTTGTCGGCCTTGTCCATCCAGTCGGCGGCGTCCTTGGTTTCCAGGGCCGCGACCTTGCTCGCCTGCGGGTTGGCTTGCAGGCCGGAGAAGTTGGTCCGGGCGTTTTCCAGGTTGGCGTTGGGTGGGGTGGAGCACGCCGCCAGGGCTACGCTCATGGCCAACAGGGCAGGGATCATCAGTTGTTTGCGCATAATGGTTCGTCCTTTCAATCAAATACGAGTACGTGGGAATCGGCGGCGGCTTACTGCACGCTGCGCATACCTTCCTGACGCAGTTCCTGAACGCCTTTCTGCGAGTCCTTCAGCGCCTGCTCGGCCTTGGCGGCCTGGGCCTTGCGCTCGGCGACACGGGCGTCCCACTCGGCTTGTTCGGCCAGGCGGCGGGCTTCGTCGTACTTCTTGTCGTGCATGGCAATCTCGGCTTGCTTGAGCTTGTCCTGGGCCGACTTCATTTCCACGGCGGCGAATTCGGTACCGCCTGCGCTCACTGCGCTATTGACCGCAGATTGCGTGACCGCGTACTGCTCGGAAGGCGGGTTACCGGCACAACCGGCCAGTACCATGCTGCTACCGAGGGCCAGCGCGGCCAGCTTCAGCCCGCGCAGAGAGGTGAACGAGGATTTGGCAGTGCTGATCTTCATGGTCTTCAACTCCATTGGGTAACTCCTGGAAAACATCAATGTCCATCCCGGTCCTGGCGCCGTGGTGCTGAGTGACGAGCGCTGATGGCAAAATTTGAAACGGCCGTTCCAGTGATGGCTACTGGGTGTGACCCGAGGCTTTTTTGAATAGTTCAGAGAAAGATGGCGATTGGCCGGAAAAAAACTGACGACTCGGACAGGGCTCTAAATCGGGAACTTTTGCCGTGCAGCGGGGTATCCCCGGCCCTGCTCAGGGCTGGGGACGATGAAGTTCAACGGGAGTTGGAGAGGGCGCCGACTCAGTGCTTCGGCTTGTCGGACTGGCTGGCCATGAGCTGCAGATGCTGGCGTGACAGGGCCAGGAAGCGTGGGGTCGGACCGATATCCTCGTAGAGCGGATCGCCTTCCTCGTCGGTGGCCACCACCTGCCGACCCTGGATGTAGGGGAAGCTGGCTTCCAGCTCTTCCAGGGCGGCGCCAATCAGTTCGCCGAGCAGTTCCTCGGTCTGGCGTTTGGGGTACATCTCGGAGAGGGCGGCCAGGCGGGCGGCGGCTTCCACGTCCAGGTGAATCCGGTAGGCGGTTTTGCTCAGGCGCCCCTTGGCGTTTTCTTCCCAATGTTGTGCCAGTTCACGGATTTTCATGTTGACCTCGATGAACGCCTGCTTGTGGCAGGTTGGGTTGAGTAACCGGCCGGGGCCGGTGCGTGGCCCTTGTGCGGCCTACCCTTGAGACTAGTCCCATCGGCCAGGGTTGGCCCGGGGTGAGGTTGCACGCTTGCTAAGGCAGGCGTGCAAGCGGCACTCTTGAGCCTTCCGTGCCGCCTTGAGTCTGCTGGAGACCACCTCGATGACCGATATTGATGCGCGCTTGCGCGAAGACGTTCACCTCTTGGGAGAACTGTTGGGCAATACCATCCGAGATCAGTACGGGGAGGCTTTCCTCGACAAGATCGAGCAGATCCGCAAGGGCGCCAAGGCCGATCGCCGGGGCTCGCCTGGTGCCGAATTGAGCGCCAGTCTCGATTCGCTGAGCGAAGACGAACTGCTGCCGGTGGCCCGGGCCTTCAACCAGTTCCTCAACCTGGCGAACATCGCCGAGCAGTATCAGTTGATTCACCGTCGCGACGAGTCGCAACCGGCGCCCTTCGAAGCCCGGGTACTGCCGGAGCTGCTGGCGCGCCTGCGGGCCGAGGGCCACTCCGCCGATGCCCTGGCCCGGCAATTGGCGCGTCTGGAGATCGAGCTGGTGCTCACCGCTCACCCCACCGAAGTGGCGCGCCGCACCCTGATCCAGAAGTACGATGCGATAGCCGCGCAGCTGGCGGCCCAGGACCATCGCGATCTCACCAGTGCCGAGCGCGGGCAGATTCAGGAGCGCCTGCAACGGCTGATCGCCGAGGCCTGGCACACCGAGGAAATCCGCCGCACCCGGCCGACCCCGGTGGATGAGGCCAAGTGGGGGTTTGCGGTGATCGAGCACTCGCTGTGGCA
This genomic stretch from Pseudomonas sp. Os17 harbors:
- a CDS encoding OmpA family protein; protein product: MRKQLMIPALLAMSVALAACSTPPNANLENARTNFSGLQANPQASKVAALETKDAADWMDKADKAYLNKEDEKKVDQLAYLTNQRVEVAKETIALRTAEAKLKDAGDQRARAILEARDAQIKQLQDSLNAKQTDRGTLVTFGDVLFATNKSDLKSSGLVNINKLAQFLQQNPDRKVIVEGYTDSTGSDSYNQSLSERRAGSVQMALIRMGVDPSRIVSQGYGKEYPVADNGSVSGRAMNRRVEVTISNDNQPVAPRSAISRN
- a CDS encoding alpha/beta hydrolase, with product MRILAALTLLLCLNGCSSLLFYPEPGLPFTPERAGLEYRDVTLTSADGLKLHGWWLPAKPGVAVKGTVLHLHGNGGNLAWHLGGSWWLPEQGYQVLLLDYRGYGLSEGAPSLPAIYQDVDAAFKWLDQAPEVQGKPLIVLGQSLGGALAIHYLVEHPERQARLKAIVLDGVPASYRDVGRYALSTSWLTWPLQAPLSWLVPDSDSAVYLLPRLTGVPKLIYHSIDDPIVPLSNGIRVYQAAPPPRVLQLTRGGHVQTFADPTWRSVMLRYLDDPQHFDGLRRLGEIPNYPTPPNSAVEPPESPQ
- a CDS encoding DUF4398 domain-containing protein; protein product: MELKTMKISTAKSSFTSLRGLKLAALALGSSMVLAGCAGNPPSEQYAVTQSAVNSAVSAGGTEFAAVEMKSAQDKLKQAEIAMHDKKYDEARRLAEQAEWDARVAERKAQAAKAEQALKDSQKGVQELRQEGMRSVQ